In Humulus lupulus chromosome 7, drHumLupu1.1, whole genome shotgun sequence, the following are encoded in one genomic region:
- the LOC133791662 gene encoding uncharacterized protein LOC133791662, producing the protein MILQDILKNYRRKNNSPRYTIKIDISKAYDTVDWNFVEDLLNALNFPARFFQLVMICIKSTSYSLLMNGRIQGGFQGAKGLRQGDPLSPLIFVMIMDYLTRCFLHAALDSKFRYHPLCKSLKLINLCFADDLILLSKGSKQSIKVLKEVLDGFNNTTGLFINVSKSQIFFGGVDSREKREIIRDIYLAEDCFPLKYLGVPLRPTKWKAEDCGIIIKKIRLRLNTWGSRHLSFAGRVQLIHSVLLGLRNYWMSTFILPQSVSKEVEKLCRGFLWGMNGNRSRIHVASWEKVCLPKPYGGLGFKEGTKWNQAILAKYIWAITEKRDLLWVKWVNNIYLKRVSIWSYDLKVDTSWYWRKLCRLRLKFPISEILMADSLLCPVCGDQPESHHHLFFDCCLSRRLVELVFQWLGFRGWPLDFACWLSWLSLKASGMVRHVSIAILAATCYNTWLNRNRCVFEGYSKSDSLIALDVKTIVTYRLFIVKNSKLSRQDRDFIHRLKCN; encoded by the exons ATGATTCTTCAAGACATCTTGAAGAATTATAGGAGGAAAAATAATTCTCCTCGCTACACAATTAAGATTGATATCAGTAAGGCATATGATACTGTGGATTGGAATTTTGTTGAGGATTTGCTTAATGCCTTAAACTTCCCTGCTAGATTTTTTCAGCTGGTGATGATTTGTATCAAGAGCACTTCTTACTCTCTTCTAATGAATGGCAGAATACAAGGTGGTTTTCAAGGTGCtaagggtcttcgtcaaggtgatCCCTTATCTCCTTTGATATTTGTTATGATAATGGATTATCTAACGAGATGTTTTCTTCATGCTGCTCTAGACTCTAAATTCAGATATCATCCTCTTTGCAAAAGTTTGAAGTTAATAAACTTATGCTTTGCGGATGATTTGATTCTTCTTAGTAAAGGTTCTAAACAGTCCATAAAAGTTCTTAAAGAAGTTCTTGATGGGTTCAACAATACAACTGGGCTTTTTATCAATGTTAGTAAATCTCAAATCTTTTTTGGAGGGGTTGATTCCAGGGAGAAAAGGGAGATCATTAGGGATATTTATTTGGCTGAAGATTGTTTCCCTTTGAAATATTTAGGGGTACCTTTAAGACCAACTAAATGGAAAGCTGAAGATTGTGGGATTATCATTAAAAAAATCAGATTGAGACTTAATACTTGGGGAAGTAGGCACTTGTCATTTGCAGGCAGAGTTCAATTAATTCATTCAGTATTACTTGGTCTTCGTAATTATTGGATGAGCACTTTCATCCTTCCTCAAAGTGTTTCTAAAGAGGTTGAGAAACTTTGTAGAGGTTTCCTTTGGGGAATGAACGGGAACAGAAGCAGAATCCATGTGGCCTCTTGGGAGAAAGTGTGCCTTCCCAAACCGTATGGTGGTCTCGGGTTTAAAGAAGGGACCAAATGGAATCAAGCTATTCTAGCTAAATACATTTGGGCTATCACTGAGAAGAGAGATCTTCTGTGGGTTAAATGGGTGAATAATATCTATCTCAAGAGGGTTTCTATTTGGTCTTATGATTTAAAAGTGGACACTAGCTGGTATTGGCGCAAACTTTGTAGATTGAGACTTAAGTTCCCCATTTCTGAGATATTGATGGCAG ATTCTTTACTTTGCCCTGTTTGTGGAGACCAACCTGAATCCCATCATCACTTATTTTTTGACTGTTGCCTATCTCGAAGACTTGTGGAGCTCGTGTTTCAGTGGCTGGGTTTCAGGGGTTGGCCGTTGGATTTTGCTTGCTGGTTATCGTGGTTATCTCTGAAAGCATCTGGAATGGTGAGGCATGTGAGCATAGCAATTTTGGCAGCAACTTGCTACAACACTTGGCTGAATAGGAACAGATGTGTTTTTGAAGGTTACTCTAAATCAGATTCTTTGATTGCTTTAGATGTAAAGACTATAGTGACTTACAGGTTGTTCATTGTTAAAAATAGCAAATTGTCTAGACAAGATAGAGACTTTATACATAGATTAAAATGTAATTAG